From Myxococcota bacterium, one genomic window encodes:
- a CDS encoding AAA family ATPase: MIRPATLGELVASGYRPRTVREEVRANLAARLRAHQPFLPEMIGYGETVVPALEHALLAGHDMIFLGERGQGKSKMIRKLVELLDEAVPIIAGSEVNDDPLAPISSYGRGRIEELGDRTPIAWIGREQRYGEKLATPDTSIADLIGEIDPIRVAEGRYLADESTIHFGLIPRTNRGIFCINELPDLAEKVQVGLFNVMEERDFQVKGFKVRLPLDVLVVASANPEDYTRRGRIITPLKDRYQAQIRTHYPPTRELEIAVMKQERRRPRESSVELWVPHFLEQIIAELTIQARKSPDVSQVSGVSVRASIANYETLIACAERRALVLGEKEAVPRLSDLPALRASMGGKVELEYAGAEKSEAEILDSFCKRAVLGVFGELCGESDLDAIVRAFDDGWKVEVGDELPSKEYADGVDNIAGLRKAVESLGCGASPARIAAAVELVLEGLHLSNRLNREVTGRRLTYG; the protein is encoded by the coding sequence GTGATTCGACCCGCCACGCTCGGTGAGCTCGTCGCTTCGGGCTACCGGCCGCGCACCGTGCGCGAGGAAGTGCGCGCGAATCTCGCGGCGCGCCTGCGCGCGCACCAGCCGTTCCTGCCCGAGATGATCGGCTACGGAGAGACCGTGGTGCCCGCGCTCGAGCACGCGCTGCTCGCGGGGCACGACATGATCTTCCTGGGCGAGCGCGGCCAGGGAAAGTCGAAGATGATCCGCAAGCTCGTCGAGCTGCTCGACGAGGCCGTGCCGATCATCGCCGGCAGCGAGGTGAACGACGATCCGCTGGCGCCGATCTCGAGCTACGGACGAGGGCGCATCGAAGAGCTCGGCGACCGCACGCCGATCGCCTGGATCGGGCGCGAGCAGCGCTACGGCGAGAAACTCGCCACGCCCGACACCTCGATCGCCGACCTGATCGGCGAGATCGACCCGATCCGCGTCGCCGAAGGCCGGTATCTCGCCGACGAGTCGACGATTCACTTCGGGCTGATCCCGCGCACCAACCGCGGCATCTTCTGCATCAACGAGCTGCCCGACCTGGCGGAGAAGGTCCAGGTCGGCCTGTTCAACGTGATGGAGGAGCGCGACTTCCAGGTGAAGGGCTTCAAGGTGCGCCTGCCGCTCGACGTGCTGGTCGTGGCCAGCGCCAATCCCGAGGACTACACGCGGCGCGGGCGCATCATCACCCCGCTCAAGGACCGCTACCAGGCGCAGATCCGCACGCACTATCCGCCCACGCGCGAGCTCGAGATCGCGGTCATGAAGCAGGAGCGGCGCCGGCCGCGCGAGAGCTCGGTCGAGCTGTGGGTGCCGCACTTCCTGGAACAGATCATCGCCGAGCTCACGATCCAGGCGCGCAAGAGCCCCGACGTGTCACAGGTCTCGGGTGTCTCGGTGCGCGCGTCGATCGCGAACTACGAGACGCTGATCGCCTGCGCGGAGCGGCGCGCGCTGGTGCTGGGCGAGAAAGAGGCCGTGCCGCGGCTCAGCGACCTGCCGGCGCTGCGCGCCTCGATGGGCGGCAAGGTCGAGCTCGAGTACGCCGGCGCCGAGAAGAGCGAGGCCGAGATCCTCGACTCGTTCTGCAAGCGCGCCGTGCTGGGCGTGTTCGGCGAGCTGTGCGGCGAGTCGGACCTCGACGCGATCGTGCGCGCCTTCGACGACGGCTGGAAGGTCGAGGTCGGCGACGAGCTGCCGTCGAAGGAGTACGCCGACGGGGTCGACAACATCGCGGGCCTGCGCAAAGCGGTCGAGTCACTCGGCTGCGGCGCGAGCCCGGCGCGCATCGCGGCAGCGGTCGAGCTGGTGCTCGAGGGGCTGCACCTCTCGAACAGGCTGAACCGCGAAGTCACGGGCCGCAGACTGACGTACGGCTGA